In Gordonia phthalatica, one genomic interval encodes:
- a CDS encoding aspartate ammonia-lyase, with translation MPQTSQTPSVRSEHDLVGDLDVPVDAYYGVHALRAAHNFPITGRPLSTNPALVRALALVKQAAARANRDLGLLDAERAAVIEAAAAEVAAGALHDEFIVDVIQGGAGTSSNMNANEVIANRALELMGHEKGEYRYLHPNDHVNLSQSTNDVYPTAVNVATVFAAQPLLDALARIQEAFRAKATEFRTVVKMGRTQLQDAVPMTLGQEFGTYAVTIGEDRARLAESLRLMHEINLGATAIGTGLNAPVGYAETARAHLADLTGIDLVTSPDLIEATQDVGAFVHLSGVLKRVAIKLSKICNDLRLLSSGPRAGLNEINLPAVQSGSSIMPGKVNPVIPEVVNQVAFQVVGHDLTISMAAESGQLQLNAFEPIIVHSLSESLRHLAAAVDTLTENCITGITANEDLLRRNVEHSIGLVTALNPRLGYAASTSIAMEALHSGRGVAELVLERDLLSADDLAALLRPERLANLSDLPDCSAVSD, from the coding sequence ATGCCTCAGACCAGCCAGACCCCGTCCGTCCGCAGCGAGCACGACCTCGTCGGCGACCTCGACGTCCCCGTCGACGCCTACTACGGCGTGCACGCGCTGCGCGCCGCCCACAACTTCCCCATCACCGGACGACCGCTCTCCACCAATCCCGCCCTGGTGCGAGCACTGGCACTGGTCAAGCAGGCCGCCGCGCGCGCCAACCGCGACCTCGGCCTGCTCGACGCCGAGCGCGCCGCGGTGATCGAGGCCGCCGCCGCGGAGGTCGCCGCCGGCGCCCTGCACGACGAGTTCATCGTCGACGTGATCCAGGGCGGCGCGGGCACGTCGTCGAACATGAACGCGAACGAGGTCATCGCCAACCGGGCCCTGGAGCTGATGGGGCACGAGAAGGGCGAATACCGATACCTGCACCCCAACGACCACGTGAATCTCTCGCAGTCCACCAACGACGTCTATCCCACTGCGGTCAACGTCGCGACGGTCTTCGCCGCACAGCCGCTGCTCGATGCGCTGGCCCGGATCCAGGAGGCGTTCCGCGCCAAGGCCACCGAGTTCCGCACCGTCGTGAAGATGGGTCGGACGCAGCTGCAGGACGCGGTCCCGATGACCCTCGGTCAGGAGTTCGGCACGTACGCGGTGACGATCGGCGAGGACCGCGCACGCCTCGCGGAGTCGCTGCGGCTGATGCACGAGATCAACCTCGGCGCCACCGCGATCGGCACTGGACTCAACGCACCCGTCGGGTACGCGGAGACCGCCCGCGCGCATCTCGCCGACCTCACCGGCATCGATCTCGTCACCTCCCCGGATCTCATCGAGGCCACCCAGGACGTGGGCGCATTCGTGCACCTGTCCGGCGTGCTGAAGCGCGTGGCGATCAAGCTGTCCAAGATCTGCAACGACCTGCGCCTGCTGTCCTCCGGCCCCCGCGCCGGGCTGAACGAGATCAACCTGCCCGCGGTGCAGTCGGGGTCGTCGATCATGCCCGGCAAGGTGAATCCGGTGATCCCCGAGGTGGTCAACCAGGTGGCCTTCCAGGTGGTCGGCCACGACCTGACCATCAGCATGGCCGCCGAGTCCGGCCAACTGCAGTTGAACGCGTTCGAGCCGATCATCGTGCACAGTCTCTCCGAGTCGCTGCGCCACCTCGCCGCGGCCGTCGACACGCTCACCGAGAACTGCATCACCGGCATCACCGCGAACGAGGACCTCCTGCGCCGCAACGTCGAACACTCCATCGGCCTGGTCACCGCGTTGAATCCTCGTCTCGGCTACGCCGCTTCGACGTCCATCGCCATGGAGGCCCTGCACTCCGGTCGCGGCGTCGCCGAACTGGTGCTGGAGCGCGACCTGCTCAGCGCCGACGACCTCGCCGCCCTCCTCCGGCCCGAACGGCTGGCCAACCTCTCCGACCTTCCCGACTGCTCCGCGGTCTCCGACTGA
- a CDS encoding FadR/GntR family transcriptional regulator has protein sequence MNLSDSSTAGRLRITRTSAAEAVFEALRHRIESGADPVGTKLPSEAVLGEAYGVSRSVVREALRSCATLGLTRTETGRGTFVVAQDARPDLDLGSYSATELFEARPHLEIPAARLAAARRSTTDIERLTGLLDAMEAEDDPAAWVQLDTDFHGAIAAASGNRVFARMVGGLRDAMAQQSQTVNLTAGRTEPSQAEHRIIVAAIVNGDPDAAAAAMRDHLDAVHDAVTTITRNTSE, from the coding sequence ATGAACCTGTCAGACAGCTCGACAGCCGGACGACTTCGGATCACGCGTACCAGCGCCGCCGAAGCCGTCTTCGAAGCCCTGCGCCATCGCATCGAGAGCGGCGCCGATCCGGTCGGCACCAAACTCCCGTCGGAGGCCGTGCTCGGCGAGGCGTACGGCGTCTCCCGTTCGGTCGTCCGGGAGGCGCTGCGGTCGTGTGCGACGCTCGGTCTGACGAGGACGGAGACCGGTCGCGGCACGTTCGTCGTCGCCCAGGACGCCCGTCCGGATCTCGATCTGGGCAGCTACTCCGCCACCGAGCTGTTCGAGGCCCGCCCCCACCTCGAGATCCCCGCGGCCCGCCTGGCCGCGGCCCGCCGCTCCACGACCGACATCGAACGGCTGACCGGCCTGCTCGACGCCATGGAGGCAGAGGACGACCCGGCCGCGTGGGTCCAGCTCGACACCGACTTCCACGGCGCCATCGCCGCGGCCTCCGGCAACCGGGTCTTCGCACGCATGGTCGGCGGCCTGCGGGACGCCATGGCACAGCAGTCGCAGACCGTGAACCTGACCGCCGGGCGCACCGAGCCATCGCAGGCCGAGCACCGCATCATCGTCGCCGCCATCGTGAACGGCGACCCGGACGCCGCCGCCGCGGCGATGAGAGATCACCTCGACGCCGTGCACGACGCCGTCACCACCATCACCAGGAACACGAGCGAATGA
- a CDS encoding asparaginase: protein MTLPHHVPLAVQTRGEIVESVHHGSLVVVNPTGGVLRRDGVQSDRFYPRSALKPLFAVGLLRAGLALTTEQLALAAASHSGAPRHQDVARSTLADAGLTADALRNAPDLPYGVAERAAWLRAGHGPTRLAQNCSGKHAALLALCVQRGWSLPDYLALDHPIARVLRDAVEDLTGETIAIASTDGCGTPVYALTLDGMARAFARLTTAAPGTPEAAVADAMRAHPELVAGEDRDVTSVMRALPGAVAKDGFEGIQLLALRDGTALALKIADGGDRARMPVAAAALADLRPDLAESLAPLFESVALGGGRPVGALRAL from the coding sequence ATGACCCTTCCCCACCACGTCCCCCTCGCCGTCCAGACCCGCGGCGAGATCGTCGAGTCCGTCCATCACGGGAGCCTCGTCGTCGTGAACCCGACCGGCGGGGTCCTCCGTCGCGACGGCGTCCAGAGCGACCGTTTCTACCCTCGCTCGGCCCTCAAGCCGCTCTTCGCCGTCGGCCTCCTCCGCGCCGGCCTGGCCCTGACCACCGAGCAGTTGGCATTGGCCGCGGCCAGTCACTCCGGTGCTCCGCGGCACCAGGACGTCGCGCGGTCCACGCTGGCCGACGCCGGGCTGACCGCGGACGCACTGCGCAACGCCCCGGACCTGCCGTACGGCGTCGCCGAACGCGCGGCCTGGCTGCGGGCCGGGCACGGCCCCACCCGGCTCGCGCAGAACTGCTCGGGCAAGCACGCGGCGCTGCTCGCACTCTGCGTGCAGCGCGGTTGGTCGCTGCCGGACTACCTCGCCCTCGACCATCCGATCGCCAGGGTCCTCCGCGACGCCGTCGAAGACCTCACCGGCGAGACCATCGCGATCGCCTCCACCGACGGCTGCGGCACCCCGGTCTACGCCCTGACCCTCGACGGCATGGCGCGGGCGTTCGCCCGCCTGACCACGGCGGCACCCGGCACCCCGGAGGCGGCCGTCGCGGACGCGATGCGCGCCCACCCCGAACTGGTCGCCGGTGAGGACCGCGATGTCACCTCCGTCATGCGCGCACTCCCCGGCGCCGTCGCCAAGGACGGCTTCGAGGGGATCCAACTCCTCGCCCTCCGCGACGGCACCGCTCTCGCCCTCAAGATCGCCGACGGCGGCGACCGGGCCAGGATGCCCGTCGCCGCGGCCGCACTCGCCGACCTCCGTCCGGACCTCGCCGAGTCCCTCGCTCCGCTCTTCGAATCGGTCGCTCTCGGCGGCGGCCGTCCCGTCGGCGCACTGCGCGCCCTCTGA
- a CDS encoding SDR family oxidoreductase, with protein MTKSITGQRTVLVTGASSGIGEAVARQFVALGHKVYGTSRNPETVKNPIPGVTYVRLDNADYESAKACAEEIGDLDILINNAGESAAGAFEDTPMDAVEHLFAVNVFGPVALTKAVLPRMRHRRTGTIVMVGSMLSSFPVAFRTNYAATKSALKGYAMALRREVAPYGIRVTTVEPGTIATGIGDRRTVHIKPDSVYREEYETLAAATRRNEGKGIAASAMAETIVEAALAENPKPLYARGNRAPVVFALRRLVPRQAVLDLTSRVHGLAKIRR; from the coding sequence ATGACCAAATCGATCACCGGGCAGCGGACTGTGCTGGTCACCGGGGCAAGCAGTGGAATCGGCGAAGCGGTGGCACGACAGTTCGTGGCGCTGGGACACAAGGTGTACGGCACCAGCCGGAACCCTGAGACGGTGAAGAACCCGATCCCCGGCGTCACCTACGTGCGTTTGGACAACGCCGACTACGAGTCGGCGAAGGCCTGCGCCGAGGAGATCGGCGACCTCGACATCCTGATCAACAATGCGGGCGAGAGTGCGGCGGGCGCCTTCGAGGACACCCCGATGGATGCCGTCGAGCACCTCTTCGCCGTGAACGTCTTCGGTCCGGTGGCGCTCACCAAGGCGGTGCTCCCGCGCATGCGGCACCGTCGCACCGGGACCATCGTGATGGTCGGGTCCATGCTGTCGAGCTTCCCGGTGGCCTTCCGCACCAACTACGCGGCCACCAAGTCGGCGCTCAAGGGATACGCGATGGCGCTGCGCCGCGAGGTGGCGCCGTACGGCATCCGAGTCACGACGGTGGAGCCCGGCACCATCGCCACCGGCATCGGCGACCGTCGCACCGTCCACATCAAGCCCGACTCCGTGTACCGCGAGGAGTACGAGACCCTCGCGGCCGCGACCCGCAGGAACGAGGGCAAGGGCATCGCCGCGTCGGCGATGGCGGAGACCATCGTCGAGGCCGCGCTCGCCGAGAACCCGAAGCCGCTCTACGCCCGCGGCAACCGCGCGCCGGTCGTCTTCGCCCTCCGCAGACTGGTTCCGCGGCAGGCGGTGCTGGACCTGACCTCGCGCGTCCACGGGCTCGCCAAGATCCGACGCTGA